The following nucleotide sequence is from Salvia miltiorrhiza cultivar Shanhuang (shh) chromosome 7, IMPLAD_Smil_shh, whole genome shotgun sequence.
tCAAAGGTTATATTTGTCTTTTACTATTTACTTAATTAAACCTAGATGATTAGTTAGTCGTGTGTTTCATTTTTTcgtttttaatcttttattttatgttcttaATTTTCTCTCATTCTTTTTCCAAGTCTTCTTTATTCTTCCATACTCTTAATATCGTATACTCTTAATATCAATTATTATTGAAGATAGTTGTAGCAGGTATTTATACACGATGAACACTGaagttatttattaatttagttttattctCGGTTTTAGTTGATTAATTTCATTGATTTATTTTGCGATTTTTTATTAAACGATTTAAAtgttgatttgattttgagGAAGTTCTTTTGCAgtgttaattattattctttCAATTGTTGTTCATAATTTCTACGAGTTGCATAatcaaatttaaaagaaaacatagtcaattcataaatttttgaaaaaaataaaataaaattcgaaaaacaaatgagataaataaaaaaaaatattttcgaaaaaaaaaatcggaacaataaaaaaataatatatgcaaaaataattactatagGATTATGTTTACAACAAATCATAAATTCGtcggaaaaaaataataaaatatcagaaaaaaaaataacaattcgaaaaaaatcataaaattttcacttttcagaaaaaaaaacaattttcgAATAAACcgaaaaataggaaaaaaaaactaaaatacaagATAAATAGgataagattaaaagtagttgaggaATTTAAGAAAggaaattttaaaagaaaaataaaaaaattcgtaaaaaaaataattcaaaaaatatatataattttcgaaaaaaaaaaggcaaaaaaaggCAAACATTATGGAAGAAACGaaaatacaaacaaaaaataagataaGATTAAAAGTAATTGAGAAATATAAGAAAAGaatattttagtaaaaccatAAATTAACAAAAAACCGGTTCAATCAAAAATCCATATAAAAACCGGTTAAAACCAAGGTGTCTAGACACCTTGGTGTCTGAAAATCACTACCCCAAACTAAATTAGGACTGGAAACACAACATAAATCTATGCAAAGATTACATTGATTAAAGCTTTAAATAGTCAGAGCTTGTAATAATCAAGACCAAGATACTGATCCAGCCCAATCTTAGTAAACTTAAGCACATATTCACCAAAGACGATCTCTCTATATTTGGGAGGATTTTCTTCTGATAGAAGCTCTTCAATGGGACCATAACACATACCTTCACCATTAAGAAGTGGGCCCGAGAAAAAGCAAGCCACAGAAATTCGAGGTCCAATATTATTAGCCACCACTCTATGTTTATTGCTTATGAATTTCCCATTTGACAACACCTATTCGTACATCCCAAAAGTTCACACAAAAatcaaaaaacaaataaaatctcAATACGAGTTATTACAACAATACTATGATTGATCATGCATGAGTGGAACGATCATGAACAGTGAAACAATCTCAAACAAGATCTAATTGGGGCATTTCGTTCGGTGAATGAGATAAATAAGATTAACACTATAAGATATCTCTCGGACACCGATGAATATATTCGTCGTTGATTATGAAACATCTATCAGTGTACATAGTCACTGTATACCGATGAATCTTAGCAGTAGTCGATTTAATGAAACACATGCAGTTGTTCAAATAAAGGAGACTTTGCTACCAACGGATTTCATTCTGTtggtaatttttataaatgataaaaaaaaatctaatattATCAACCTATCTAAATAATAATCTAATTGCATGATTAGAGTACGGCCGAGTTATCCGTCACTAGTCGAATCATGCAAATCACATAGTTTATtgaattgaattattttatcaatcatatcttGTCACTCAAACCAAACGTCTCCTTTTAATGAAGTTAGAGAAACAAATACCTGAAGAAGATCCCCATTGTTTACAATCAAACCTCCGCGAAGGGGATGGACGTCGATCCATTGATCTCGATACATAACTTGGAGGCCATCGATTTCGTTCTGCGCAAGAATTGTGATGAATCCGATATCAGAATGCTTTGCAGTTCCGACGGCCAATTCCGGCTCAGGGCACGCCGGATAATAGTGACAGTTCATCAAATGCCCATTCGCGCATTTCATGCTTTTCAGATAATCCGGTTTCAGCCCCAAAGCCTCCGAGAGCAGCTCCAGCAGGATTTCCCCCAAAATCACAACGTGCTTCGAGTAATTCAACGCGATTTCTCTGAAAATGCAAaaattaagtaaatataaaagtTCGATATCTCGAAATTATGGAGAGATTATACAAACCTGCAAGGAGCTGGCAGTTCATCGCTGGGAATTCCGTCTGCTGCGAATGAAATGCCTAAGGTATCCCTCCAATTAGCAGTTTTCGAATTGAAGAGATCGAAATTGGTGTTGAATCTCACTCTTCTTCTCAGATCGCGCGTGTAATACTTCTCCTTCTCCTCGGCGGCCATGTCGTTGAACTTGTTGACGCCGTCGATCATTTCGTCGATTATTATTTGAGGAATCCCGTGATTCGTCACCTGGAAAAACCCCCACGTTTCTGAGGCGATTCTCACTTCTTCCACGATCCGATCTCGCCTCTCGGGATCACAAATGCCAGTTAGATCGATGAGAGGAACTTCGGCTTGAGCAGTTTTGTTGTGCGTTAGCTCGTGAGCAAGCTCGTCTGATGATCGTGCGAATATTTGAGGTATTTTCGATAATCCCGAGCCGATTAGGCCTTTCACACCGGATTTTGTTGCGTCGAAGGCTTTCAGCATTTCCGATCTTTCATTTTGGTGGTTGGCTTCTGAGAAATTGATTGCTCCGGCCATGAGGAAAAATCACATACAAGCTCACAGTTCAGGTTCTCTAATTAAGTTGctagtgtgtgtatatataatatatagtatacATATTGTTTGCTTTACTTTCAACTAGCTAAATATCACGTGCATGAACTTTAACAGTAGCTGAAAGAACGTAGGTTATGCATATAATCAATgttaatttatttgataaaacaaaaattatagatataatactccatatgtctcacaaaaatatgaacatttttaTCATTACCTCACCACAGtctctttatttttcataatattgGACCtttttttccactcacaatacactttatctaacattttttaaaatccgtgtcacttaatattcatatttttgtgagacggggggaatatcaattatatttaatttttcaattaataatttGGTTTAATTGATTCTACAACTACAGTAaaccatttttaaaataatactcaaatatattaataaactCTATAAATACAAATAACTTGTCTTTGTAAAAACATCCTTTAATATAGCATCGCCGAAATTTTCTTAGATTACTCCTAATCTAAACTCACATAGTATTTAACACAAATAACACGTCTTGTATTAATACAAATAGTTTTAATCCTATAATATAGCATCGCCCAAATTTTTCATTAGATTACTCCTAATCTAAATACATTTAGTGTAATATTTAACAAAATactatattcttataaatatatagtaatatgtaatttacaaaattaacattaaaataaaatatgtagtagagataaaatagataatattataaataaaattatatttaaaaatatttttcattgaTCAAAAGAAATGACTAATTAAATCATGTGTGTTGAAAAGAATGgctatttgttttttttttttttttgaaaagtaaaaGAATGGCTATTCTCACACCATTAAAATAAGCATTTCATTATGAATTGTGATTCCTTAAGCATCATTCCCTACGCCAACATTTTTGTCgttcaatatataatattacaTCCCCAATAATCTAATACTGTGTCACTCATGGAAAATATTAGAGTTATATCCACGAACTAAACAACGATAATATTCTAGAGAAAGAATATTGTACAATATGCCCTTAAAAAAAATCCTTCCTTAGAAACAATGATGCATGGTTGGCCAAGTAGTATCAATGTACAATGCACATAGCAACCAAACAAAAATACAATGCAAGAAAGAAAATTTAATACGACAACACATTTCATTATTTAAGTGCGTAGTGGTTAATTATACTAGCTACATATTGATGTACCTTACTCCCTAGCTACTCCAGCAAATTAAGTGAGAACTACTTCGAACCACATTTGAATAAGTTGCAATATACATAGGGAATGGTTAATTGcttaaaaaatatatcaatttttacca
It contains:
- the LOC130991254 gene encoding 1-aminocyclopropane-1-carboxylate oxidase homolog 1-like; this encodes MAGAINFSEANHQNERSEMLKAFDATKSGVKGLIGSGLSKIPQIFARSSDELAHELTHNKTAQAEVPLIDLTGICDPERRDRIVEEVRIASETWGFFQVTNHGIPQIIIDEMIDGVNKFNDMAAEEKEKYYTRDLRRRVRFNTNFDLFNSKTANWRDTLGISFAADGIPSDELPAPCREIALNYSKHVVILGEILLELLSEALGLKPDYLKSMKCANGHLMNCHYYPACPEPELAVGTAKHSDIGFITILAQNEIDGLQVMYRDQWIDVHPLRGGLIVNNGDLLQVLSNGKFISNKHRVVANNIGPRISVACFFSGPLLNGEGMCYGPIEELLSEENPPKYREIVFGEYVLKFTKIGLDQYLGLDYYKL